A DNA window from Centroberyx gerrardi isolate f3 chromosome 3, fCenGer3.hap1.cur.20231027, whole genome shotgun sequence contains the following coding sequences:
- the LOC139924837 gene encoding SEC14-like protein 1 has protein sequence MVQKYQSPVRVYKHPFELVMAAYERRFPTCHLIPMFVASDVVDEETSEDGTTHRIERRCALDVDAPRLLKRIAGVDYVYFSQKNTLNRKERTLHIESHNETFSNRVIIHETCCYSVHPENEDWTCFEQTASLDIKSFFGFESTVEKVAMKQYASSIKKGKEIIEFYLKELEDEGITHVPRWTPSSLALPPPRPTSLSTSPPVLPKIPVTPAITIPLPANAKDSAAQDANKDTGALQPDGLTENAAGTPEDKLDADYIKRYLGDLTPLQESCLIRLRQWLQETHKGKIPKDEHILRFLRARDFNMDKAREILCQSLTWRKQHQVDYLLETWSSPQVLHDYYTGGWHHHDRDGRPLYILRLGQMDTKGLVRALGEESLLRHVLSINEEGLRRCEENTKVFGRPISCWTCLVDLEGLNMRHLWRPGVKALLRIIEVVEANYPETLGRLLILRAPRVFPVLWTLVSPFIDENTRKKFLIYAGNDYQGPGGLVDYIDKEIIPDFLGGECMCEVPEGGLVPKSMYRTAEEMENEDVRLWTETIYQSASIFKGAPHELLIEIIDASSVITWDFDVCKGDVVFNIYHSKRAPQLPRKDPLGAHGITSPGGNNVQLIDKSWTLGQDYSMVESPLTCKEGESVQGSHITRWPGFYILQWKFHSMPACSATNLPRVDDVLATLQVSSHKCKVMYYTEVLGSEDFRGSMTSLESSHSGFSQLSAATTSSSQSQSSSMISR, from the exons GCCTATGAGCGACGGTTCCCCACCTGCCACCTCATCCCCATGTTTGTGGCGAGTGACGTGGTGGATGAGGAGACCAGCGAGGATGGAACCACCCACAGGATTGAGCGCCGCTGTGCCCTGGATGTGGATGCCCCACGCCTCCTCAAAAGG ATTGCGGGGGTGGACTATGTCTACTTCAGTCAGAAGAACACCCTGAACCGGAAGGAGAGGACGCTGCACATCGAGTCCCATAATGAGACCTTCTCCAACAGGGTCATCATCCATGAGACCTGCTGCTATTCG gtccACCCTGAAAATGAAGACTGGACATGTTTTGAGCAGACCGCCAGCCTGGACATCAAGTCTTTCTTCGGCTTTGAGAGCACGGTGGAAAAGGTTGCCATGAAGCAGTATGCCAGCAGTAtcaaaaag GGCAAGGAGATCATAGAGTTCTACCTGAAAGAGCTGGAGGACGAGGGGATCACCCACGTGCCCCGCTGGACACCCTCCTCCCTTGCCCTACCTCCCCCCAGGCCTACCAGCCTCTCCACCAGCCCGCCCGTCCTCCCCAAGATCCCGGTCACCCCCGCCATCACCATCCCCCTGCCCGCCAACGCCAAGGACAGCGCCGCTCAGGATGCCAATAAGGACACCGGTGCTCTTCAGCCGGACGGCCTGACGGAGAACGCGGCTGGAACGCCTGAAG ACAAGCTGGACGCAGACTACATCAAACGCTACCTGGGCGACCTCACCCCCCTGCAGGAGAGCTGTTTGATCAGACTACGCCAGTGGCTGCAGGAGACGCACAAGggcaag ATCCCTAAGGACGAGCACATCCTGCGTTTCTTGCGGGCCCGGGACTTCAACATGGACAAGGCCAGGGAGATCCTGTGCCAGTCTCTGACCTGGAGGAAGCAGCACCAGGTGGACTACCTGCTGGAGACCTGGAGCTCACCGCAGGTCCTCCACGACTACTACACCGGCGGCTGGCACCACCATGACAGAG ATGGTCGTCCTCTGTACATCCTGAGGCTGGGCCAGATGGACACCAAAGGACTGGTCCGTGCACTCGGAGAGGAGTCTCTGCTCAGACAT GTGCTCTCCATCAACGAAGAGGGTCTCAGACGCTGCGAGGAGAACACCAAGGTGTTTGGGCGACCTATCAG CTGTTGGACGTGCCTGGTAGATCTGGAGGGTCTGAACATGCGTCACCTGTGGCGACCGGGGGTCAAGGCCCTGTTGAGGATCATCGAGGTCGTGGAGGCCAACTACCCAGAGACACTGGGGCGACTGCTGATCCTGAGAGCTCCCAGAGTTTTCCCTGTCCTCTGGACACTG GTAAGTCCATTCATCGATGAAAACACCCGTAAGAAGTTCCTGATCTATGCAGGCAATGATTACCAGGGTCCTGGAGGACTGGTGGATTACATCGACAAGGAGATCATCCCTGACTTCCTGGGAGGAGAGTGCATg TGTGAGGTACCAGAGGGCGGCCTGGTGCCCAAGTCTATGTACCGGACAGCTGAGGAGATGGAGAACGAGGACGTCCGCCTATGGACAGAGACAATCTACCAAAGCGCGAGCATCTTCAAGGGAGCGCCGCACGAG CTGCTGATCGAGATCATTGACGCCTCCTCGGTCATCACCTGGGACTTTGACGTGTGCAAAGGCGACGTGGTCTTCAACATCTACCACTCCAAGCGGGCCCCCCAGCTGCCCCGTAAGGACCCCCTGGGGGCCCACGGCATCACCTCGCCAGGGGGCAACAACGTCCAGCTGATCGACAAGTCGTGGACCCTGGGCCAAGACTACAGCATGGTGGAGTCTCCACTCACCtgcaaggagggagagagtgtgcag GGCTCCCATATAACGCGGTGGCCGGGTTTCTACATCCTCCAGTGGAAGTTCCACAGCATGCCAGCCTGCTCGGCCACCAACCTGCCCCGGGTGGACGATGTGCTGGCCACCCTGCAGGTCTCCTCGCACAAGTGTAAAGTCATGTACTACACCGAGGTGTTGGGCTCCGAGGACTTCAG ggGTTCGATGACCAGCCTGGAGTCGAGCCACAGCGGTTTCTCTCAGCTCAGCGCCgccaccacctcctccagccaatcacagtCCAGCTCCATGATCTCGAGGTAG